The genomic segment GGTAAGGCAACAAGCTGTTTCTATGGCTTTGAGTGCTCGTTTTCAAGAGGGTAATCTTATCGTTCTTGATAATTTTATCATGGACGCAATCAAGACCAAGGAATTCGCTAGTACAATGAAAACCCTTGAGCTTGCAAACGCCCTTATTGTAATGGACGATGCATCAGAGAATCTCAGCAAGTCTTGTCGTAACGTTCATGGTTACAGAATCTTGCCTGCTGAAGGACTCAACGTATATGACATCTTGTTACACAAGAAAGTTGTATTGGTTAAGCCCGTAATCGAAAGCCTTGAGAAGAGGTTGATGGTATGAAAAATATATACGGCGTATTAAAGGGGCCTGTCCTCACTGAAAAAGCAGCCATACTTCAAGAGATTGATGGTCAGGTTGTCTTTAAAGTTCATCCTAAATCAAACAAGATAGAGATTAAAAGAGCTATCGAGTTGATGTTTGACGTTAAAGTCAAGGATGTTAGAACTGCGAGTATGCGCGGTAAGGAAAAGCGTGTCGGTAAAACCGTTGGGCAGACTAAAGAGTGGAAGAAAGCCTACGTGTCACTTGCTGAAGGCGAAATTAACTTTACCGATGAGATTTAATTATCTGAGGACGTTAAACTTCTCGTATTTAGATTATATCTCATTTTCAATTGATGGAGCGATTGGGAAATCATGGCTATAAAAACATATAAACCAACATCACCCGGAAAGCGTCATCAGGTTTCGATTAAGAATGCGAACCTGGCGAAAAAAGGTCCAGAGAAAAGCCTGGTAACCAGCCTGAGCAAGACCGGTGGACGAAATAATTACGGACGCATTACTTCACGTCACATCGGTGGCGGACATAAGCGAAAGTACAGAATTATCGATTTTAAAAGAAATAAGATGGATATCGATGCAAAAGTTGTTGCAATCGAGTATGATCCAAATCGTTCTGCCAATATTGCCCTTTTGAGCTATATTGACGGTGAGAAAAGATATATTCTTTCTCCAGAGGGCGTATCAGTTGGTGACAAAATTGTTGCCGGTGATAATGTTGATATTCAACCAGGTAACTGTTTGCCATTGGCAAATATCCCACTGGGTACGATTATCCATAACATTGAGATGAAAATTGGTAAAGGCGCACAGATCGTTCGTAGTGCCGGTACCTCAGCTCAACTTATG from the Desulfotalea psychrophila LSv54 genome contains:
- the rplB gene encoding 50S ribosomal protein L2 encodes the protein MAIKTYKPTSPGKRHQVSIKNANLAKKGPEKSLVTSLSKTGGRNNYGRITSRHIGGGHKRKYRIIDFKRNKMDIDAKVVAIEYDPNRSANIALLSYIDGEKRYILSPEGVSVGDKIVAGDNVDIQPGNCLPLANIPLGTIIHNIEMKIGKGAQIVRSAGTSAQLMAKEGDYVLVRLPSGEVRKFHRLCRACVGQVGNREYESQKLGKAGRSRWLGKRPHVRGVAMNPVDHPMGGGEGKSSGGRHPCTPWGMPTKGYKTRTNKSSDKYIVKKRS
- a CDS encoding 50S ribosomal protein L23; its protein translation is MKNIYGVLKGPVLTEKAAILQEIDGQVVFKVHPKSNKIEIKRAIELMFDVKVKDVRTASMRGKEKRVGKTVGQTKEWKKAYVSLAEGEINFTDEI
- the rplD gene encoding 50S ribosomal protein L4, coding for MSTVSVVNTNNEKVDEIELNDAIFNREVKEYILHDVVRMQRAAKRAGTASTKTRVEVRGGGAKPWRQKGTGRARAGSRTSPLWRGGGVTFGPKPRDYSFKLNRKVRQQAVSMALSARFQEGNLIVLDNFIMDAIKTKEFASTMKTLELANALIVMDDASENLSKSCRNVHGYRILPAEGLNVYDILLHKKVVLVKPVIESLEKRLMV